The region GGTTAATGGAGACTGAAAGAATTTGTATTTAGCTAATGCATTGAATACTGTCATACTAGGATTATAAATTGCATTTGAATACGCTGCTTCAGTTGGTAATAAATACCATCCAGGGTTATCAATAACATACGTTACATCATAACCATTGCTTGTTCTTGTTGTACTAACAGAACTTGCAAATACCGATGCGATCATTAATATCAACATCATTACTATCATTATTATCTTCTTCATCATAGTTTTCACCTTTATCTTAGTAGATTAAATCAATGTAATTACAAATAATACTTTCAACAATTTTATAACGACTTGAGAATAGTCAAAGTTTTAAAAAACTTTCTAATAATTGGAAATAAAAAATGTAACTATGTTGTGACAATATAAATAATTATGAGCGATATTTTCCAAAAATCATATAGTTTAAACTTTAAATTTATAAATTGAAAGAATTAGGTTAAAGCATGTATAAAATCACAACCAGAAGCAAAAAAGCAGAGAAACAATTTTATTATGTTTTGAATTTAAGAGAAGGAATAAAAGAAAAGATAAAGCTACTTCAAGAAGATCCAAGAAGAAATAGTGGCGCCCATAAACTGAAAGGTCATTTAGATGGAAAATGGAGCGCTATTTTAGGAGGTGATATTAGGCTTGAGATTGATGATATTTATCAAGAAATTATTATTTATGCTGCTGGTTCACATAAAATTTACTAAATGTTTAATCCCCAAGATTTAACTCCTTTTTTCTTTGCTTCACTACTTTCTCTAATTGCTTCCATCATTTCTTTATTTCTGATTATTCCTACTTCTTCTAAAAGTTCCTCATATTCTTTTCTTGGAATTTGAATCAGTTCTTGTTTTACCATAACAAGTACTTGACTTTGCTCAGTTATATATTTTATTCTTTTCATTTATAAATAATCATTTTAAGATTAACCTTCAAACAGGAGGAGGCGGTTGAGCAGGTTGTGAATTACTTTGCTCATCGCTGAGAAACATATCAACTGAACCAGGTCTTGTGTCTGGTTTTTCTTCTTGTTTTTTCTTAAAAGGAAATGCAAAAAACTTCTTTTTAATCTGAGCATTTTGAGAAGACGAAGATATAGATTGTTTATTTAATTGATTGTTTGGTTGTGGCTGTTTTTGTTTTCTTGGTAACCATTCACCTTTACTATACGTGATCAGCGGTTTAATAGACAAAGCAATAACTATCAGTAAACTAAAAATCATTAACGGCTTTGCAATATAAAATATAATAGAACCAATAATCATTCCTACAAGAAACGCTGACAACCAGAACTGCATTAAATCAGTATCATCCCATGTTGTTGGTTTTTTAAGAATATTCATCAAAGTAAATTCTGAATGTTGATGTTTATTAAGTTTTCTGATCTTTTTTGTATTTCAAAAAAATTATTTCAAGAAAATAACATTTTTCATATTTTTGAAATGTGGATCGCCTGTTACAACACTTCCTTTACTTGTTATTGCAAGATAAAGAACATAAGCATCTGCTAAACCAAAATCTGAAATTTTCTTTCGTAGGTTAGCATGTAACAACCCTACCTCTTTAGAAAATAAGGGATCAGTACTCATAATTTTAGATAGTACCTTCATTGCTTCATAAGCTAATTCACCATTTAAACCCTTACGAGTAATTCTACTGACAACCTCTGCTACGGTAACTTCATGGGTGATTATTTCATGAATTTTTATAAGTTCATGAACCTGTTTTCCTTGTGGAGAACCTTCAAGATATTCTATCCAAGCATAGGCGTCCATGATCAACTTACTCATGTGTATTCAGCTCGTCATGTTTGGTAAATTTACCCGCTCCTTTAAATACTCCAAACCAATCTTTTTTCGCTTTTTCAATGGTTAATTTTACTACTTCGTTATTTTGTATGTTTTCTTGTTCTAATATCTCAGGCGGTATTCTTACCATAATTGAACCACCTACTCTTCTTGCACGTGAAAAGACTTCCATTAGTATCACCTGTATAATATTTAATGCATGATATAATTTAGTTATATTTAAAGTTTTCTATTTTCTCGATTATTGCAGTAAGTTAAAGAATCCTAAAGAAATATAAACTATAACGACACCATTAGTTTATGGAATTTGTTTACCTTGGTTTAATTGCTGGATTGCTTACAACCGCTGCTTTTATTCCCCAAGTATGGAAAAGCTGGAAAACTAAATCAACTAAAGATCTTTCACTTTCCATGACCATTATTTTCTTTGTGGGTGTTGTGTTATGGCTTATCTATGGTATTACAGTAAAAGACTTGCCGATGACCTTGTGGAATAGCATTACCTTATTATTAGTGGGAGTATTATTGATATTGAAATTGAAATATAAATAATAAATTTTAAATACCATCGCATTAACTGTCAGTTAATGGTTGAACAACAAACAAATCCTGCAGATTCTGAATTGAGATCAAGGGAATTAGTTGCTGAACATAGTTTTCTTGAACTAATTGTTGAAAAATCGAATACATGGTCAGAAATTGCAGCAACCTGTTCATTAACAAGTCCTGAATTAGAAGGAATTATGGATTTAGCACGAGAAGAACTGGATAGTATAGCACCAGTACTTGCAGTTGATCATAGTAGTGGAGTACCTGTTTCACCAATAGTAAAATATCCTTTTATGCGAGGTTTGTTAGAGATAAATCAAGCTGTAGTTTATTCCATGCTGATTAATCTTCAAGGATTAGATGGATTATGCGAAGAACGAAATGAATTATTGCATCGTGCTGAAACACGCTTAGCAAACTTCAGGTCACCTTTCGCTTCGGTTATTTTAAATGTGTGTAAGGGTGTTATTGAATATCATAACGGTGTAGCAGGAGTTTTCAAAGGCAAAACCAGGAGAATTATCGAGTATCATTTAGACAAAGCAATAAAACATTTAGAAACTGCCCGAAAACAAGCACATAATTATATGCCCGTTTATGAATTCCTTGCGGTGTTTAATTTAGGGAGAGCATATATGACACGTGGCATTCCTGTAGCAGCTGAATGGTACTTTAAAGCAAGTGAAAGATTTACTCTACCTCAGATAGCGTTGAGTAGATATTACAGATCTAGATGTACTGTATCCCAAGGTGATTTTGGAATAGTTATTCCAGATCAGGAAACAACCACGTATCAATTAAGAGAAATTTTAACTCTTCAAGCTACTGATTACATCTTTCCGTTTGGTCATCTCATTGGTCTTTTTGGATCTGACGGTAGGAAAGCATTGACAGATATTACGAAACATGCTTTAAGCTCTATTTTTGCAGGATATGATCGGAGAAGAAATCAAACACCTCCCTTAGATTGGCGGGAGAGTGGATGGACATATGATTTTGAAACAGCTAAACCTAATGCGATTGCACAAGGATTACGCTTGTTAACTCGGACAGAATAAAAATAAAAAATCAATACATCAAAATACATTCAAAGTTCTTTAAACCTTCAAGGTATCTTGTCCTGGTTTCCAATCAATTGGACATAAACCGCCAGTTTGCAGTGCTTTTAAGACACGCAATGTTTCTTGGACACTTCTTCCTACATTAAGATCAGAAACAACCATGTACTTTAAAACACCTTCTGGGTCAATAATAAAAGTTCCACGTAATGCAATTCCTTTATCTTCAATCAACACTCCAAATGCCCGAGATAATGCATGATTAGTGTCTGCTAAAACAGGAAATTTCACTTGCACCATATCGCGCTGGAACCATGCTTTGTGAGAATGCGCTGAATCAGTGCTTGCAGCAAGAACTTCTGCATTTGCTGCTTTAAAATCACCAGAAGCTGCTGCAAAACCTTTAATCTCTGTTGGACAAACAAAGGTAAAATCCAGTGGATAAAAGAATAATACTACCCATTTTCCTTGGTAATCATTTAAACTAATTTTTTTAATTTGACCATCAACATATGCTTCAACATCAAATGTCGGCACCATTTGCCCTACTTTAACAACCATATAAATTACCTCCTGTATGTATCTCATAGATGAGATGCAGAGGTAATTTATAAAGATTATTGAGATAAGAAACGAGTTTGTCGCATAAATGCCTTCGGCAGCCACCATCGGCTCGGCTCAGCTTATTTCTATCATAGTACTATCCTCTCTGGAACCTCGGATAGTACTCGCTAATTAATTAATAAGAGCCTCGCAATATTGATGGTGGCAGATTATGCGACAAACTCATAAGAAACATAATATTTATAAAAAAATGAAGATATTGGTTAGTAAATATTTTTAAAAAAAGGTGATTATATGAACTATTCAAAAACATTGGTTTTAGGAATGTTATTAGTTTTAATTCTTGGTTTGGCTGCAAGCTGCTCAAAACCTCAACAAACGCAGCAAAAACCAGTTCCTCCGCCTGAAGCAGCTGGAACTCCAACTGAAGAACAACCTTCAGCAGCTGAAAATACTCAGCCTCAAGCTGCAGCTGGAGAAAATAAAGAAACAACTCAAACAACAAATCAAGAAGGGAAAACGTATATTGAAGGCGCTAAAGTTCCTGTATCAAACAAACCAGCAGCAACAAAAAATTGGTTAACTACAGAAATGACTGATACTGCAGGACAAACTTTTACCATTAACCAATATAAGGGAAAAACAGTCTTAATTCAGAGCTTCTCAACTACTTGTGAACGATGTAAAGAACAAATGCAGTATTTGAAAGCATTTAAACAAATGTCAGGAGAGAATGTAATTCTAGTTAGTATTGACACTGATTTAAATGAAAATCCTGAAACAGTAAAAGAATTTGCAGCAACAAATGAATT is a window of Candidatus Woesearchaeota archaeon DNA encoding:
- a CDS encoding PIN domain-containing protein, producing the protein MSKLIMDAYAWIEYLEGSPQGKQVHELIKIHEIITHEVTVAEVVSRITRKGLNGELAYEAMKVLSKIMSTDPLFSKEVGLLHANLRKKISDFGLADAYVLYLAITSKGSVVTGDPHFKNMKNVIFLK
- a CDS encoding AbrB/MazE/SpoVT family DNA-binding domain-containing protein, whose product is MEVFSRARRVGGSIMVRIPPEILEQENIQNNEVVKLTIEKAKKDWFGVFKGAGKFTKHDELNTHE
- a CDS encoding SemiSWEET transporter; protein product: MEFVYLGLIAGLLTTAAFIPQVWKSWKTKSTKDLSLSMTIIFFVGVVLWLIYGITVKDLPMTLWNSITLLLVGVLLILKLKYK
- a CDS encoding peroxiredoxin, with protein sequence MVVKVGQMVPTFDVEAYVDGQIKKISLNDYQGKWVVLFFYPLDFTFVCPTEIKGFAAASGDFKAANAEVLAASTDSAHSHKAWFQRDMVQVKFPVLADTNHALSRAFGVLIEDKGIALRGTFIIDPEGVLKYMVVSDLNVGRSVQETLRVLKALQTGGLCPIDWKPGQDTLKV
- a CDS encoding TlpA family protein disulfide reductase, with protein sequence MNYSKTLVLGMLLVLILGLAASCSKPQQTQQKPVPPPEAAGTPTEEQPSAAENTQPQAAAGENKETTQTTNQEGKTYIEGAKVPVSNKPAATKNWLTTEMTDTAGQTFTINQYKGKTVLIQSFSTTCERCKEQMQYLKAFKQMSGENVILVSIDTDLNENPETVKEFAATNEFIWHVVPSSIDATTAMLKKFGTKMLKQENLPMAMWCDNLRTKTFNGMKTAEQLQQELTQGCT